Part of the Tamandua tetradactyla isolate mTamTet1 chromosome 11, mTamTet1.pri, whole genome shotgun sequence genome, tggagaatgacagtggattatcgtaaactcaaccaggtggtaactccaattgcagctgctgttccagatgtagtatcattgcttgagcaaatcaatacatcccctggcacctggtatccagctattgatctggcaaatgcttttttctcaatagctattagtaaggaccaccagaaacagtttgctttcagctggcaaggtcagcaatatactttcactgtcctacctcaggggtatatcaactctccagtcctatgtcataatcttcttcgcagagaccttgatcgtttctccctcccacaagacatcacactggtccattatattgatgatatcatgttgattggacctagtgagcaagaagtagcaactactctagatttactggtaaggcatttgcgtgtcagaggatgggagataaatccaacaaaaatacaggggccttccacctcagtaaaatttctaggtgtccagtggtgtggagcatgtcgagatatcccttctaaggtgaaggataaattgctgcatctggcccctcccacaaccaaaaaagaggcacaacgcctagtgggtctttttggatttttgcgacaacatattcctcatttgggtgtgctactccggcccatttatcgagtgaccagaaaagctgctaattttgagtggggacctgaacaagaggaggctctgcgacaggtccaggctgctgtgcaagctgttctgccacttgggccatatgatccagcagatccaatggtgctggaagtgtcagtggcaaatagagatgctgtctggagcctttggcaggcccctataggagaatcacaacgcagacccttaggattttggagcaaagccttaccatctgctgcagataactactctccttttgagaaacagcttttggcctgctactgggccttagtagagactgaacgcttaaccatgggccaccaagttaccatgagacctgagttgcctatcatgagttgggtgttgtctgacccaccaagccataaagttgggcatgcacagcagcactctattgtaaagtggaaatggtatatacgagatagagccagagcaggtcctgaaggcacaagtaagttacatgaagaagtggcacaaatgcccatggtttccactcctgctgccacattaccttctctttcccagaccagagctatggtctcttggggagttccttacagtgaattgactgaggaagagaaaactcgggcctggtttacagatggttcagcacgatatgcaggtaccacccgaaagtggacagctgcagcattacaacccctttctgggtgtccttgaaggacagtggtgaggggaaatcctcccagtgggcagaacttcgagcagtgcacctggttgttcattttgcttggaaggaaaactggccagaggtgcgtttgtatactgactcatgggctgttgctaatggtttggctggatggtcagggacttggaaagaccataattggaaagttggtgacaaagaggtctggggaagaagtatgtggatagacctttctgagtgggctaaaaacatgaagatatttgtgtcccatgtgaatgcacaccagagggtgacttcagcagaggaagattttaataatcaagtggataagatgacccgttctatggataccagtcagcctctttccccagcaactcccgttattgcccaatgggctcatgaacaaagtggtcatggtggtagggatggaggttatgcatgggctcagcaacatggacttccactcaccaaggctgacctggctacagccactgctgagtgcccaatctgccagcagcagagacccacactcagcccccgatatggcaccattccccgaggtgaccagccagctacatggtggcaggttgattccattggaccactcccttcatggaaggggcagcgatttgttctaactggaatagacacatactctggatatgggtttgctttccctgcacgcaatgcttctgccaaaactactattcgtgggcttacagaatgccttatccatcgtcatggtattccacatagcattgcttcggatcaaggaacacacttcacagcaaatgaagtgcgggaatgggcacatgctcatggaattctctggtcttaccatgttccccatcatccagaagctgctggattgatagaacggtggaatggccttttgaaaactcaattacggtgccaactaggtggcaaaaacttgaaaggctggggtaatgttctccaggaagctgtgtatgctctgaatcagcgtccgctgtatggtgctgtttctcccatagccaggatccatgggtccaggaaccaaggggtggaaatgggtgtagtgccactcactattactcctagtgatccactaggaaaatttttgcttcctgtccctgctaccctgagttctgctggtctacaggttttagttccaaaacggggtgtgctttctccaggagaaacaacagtgataccactgaactggaagttaagattgccacctggccactttgggctacttatgcctctggatcaacacaccaagaaggggattacattattgtctggggtaattgaccctgactatcagaaggaagtaggactgcaactacataatggaggtaaagaagagttttcttggaatataggagatcccctggggcgtctattagtactaccatgccctgtgattaaaatcaatggaaaactgcaacaacacaatccaggcaggaccactaatggctctgagacttcaggaatgaaggtttgggtcaccccaccaggcaaagaaccacggccagctgaagtgcttgctgaggggaaagggaacatggaatgggtagtggaagaaggtagtgataaatatgaacttcgaccacgtgatcagttacagaaacgaggactgtaatgctgttttgtttgtgttatactatttaagttgtaagatatcaactttaagaatgaatgttgcccaaggatttgcacgctattctggagagatttaatgtgtttccagttatatgcaggacagttgagtattgtcaggtaaaagaaaaaatatgtgcttatttgttttcatttggaaattaagtatggtctatatataggtgccaagttgacaaggggtggactgtcatggttagggacaggtgtcaacttggccgagttgtagtacctgttcatctgattgggcaagcgctggcctgtctgttgcaatgaggacatttcataggattaggtcatgatcacgtcagctacatccacagctgattccatttgtaataagccaaaggggagtgtcttctgcaattagtgatgctaaatccaatcatgggaagccttttaaggagaactcagaggagacaggttccattcctgctttggctggtgagcctctcctgtggagttcgtccaggccatccattggagtcatcggcttcgcagcctgccctgtggattttggactctgcgttcctacggtcacgtgagacactttcataaattttatatttgcaagtgttccctgttggttctgtttctctagagaaccctaactaatacagtaacctttgggatttttgtgtgtgtcattTAGCATTTTCCCTTGGCGTTTCATCCAAGCTGTTGCATGCATCActagttcattttctttttattgctgaataatattccctggTATGGATGTATCataatttgtttaaccatttacTCATTAAAGGACATCTAGGTTGTTTGTAGTTTTTGGTCATTATGAATAAATGTTAGGAATATGTGTGAACTGTTTTTTTGTGGGTATagcttttcatttctctaggctaAATGCGtaagagtgcaattgctgggttatatggtaaatgtatgtttacatttttttaagaaactgaaaattcttcCAGCGTGGTTGTACctttttacattctcatcaacaaTGTATGAGTTATCTAGTCTCTCTAAATCCTGCCTAACGTTTGGTGCTGTCACTATTTTGTATTTTAGTTATCCTGACAGGTGTGTAGTGATaggttgtggttttaatttgtattcccctaatggctaatgatattaagcatcttttcatctgcttatttgtcatctgtaTATACTCTGGTGAAATATCTCGTTAtgtttttgtccatttaaaaaattgtactgtGTTACTATTttactgtttaatattttacttttttgtaacTTTGAATTTTGAGAATTCTTGATATATCCTAGATAGTCgtcttttgtcagatatgtggtttgcaaatattttacccCATCTGGAGtctgtcttttcactctcttaacaGGGTCTTTTTCAgagcaaatttttttaattttgacgagGTCCTATTTAGCTTTTCCCGTTATGGGCTGTGTTTTTGGGGTCaaatctaagaactctttgcctagtCCTAGAGGACAAAGACTTTCTCCTATGTTTCTTACTGCAGGTTTTATAGTTCTGTGTTTTACCTTCATCTGACACATTTTGAAAATACCCTCTTTATGCTTCCAGAAATATGTACAACAGTACTTATTTATGCCATTGTTTAATTTACACCCAGAATGGAAAAGATCAGCTTGGAGATGAAGTGAATTAAATTCTTTTAATACTCAAAGATCATATATCTTTTCTCTGAGAGACATCATAGCCTAGAATGTATAAAccataataaagagaaaagaaagggttgCTATTATTAAGAATAGTTCAGTTGCTGAAAGACATGAAATAACCAGGTATGAAGTATTTTGAGCAGATAAGAGAAGAGGAGATTTTATATGAACTAGCCTTACATTTTTCATCTCCAAACTCATTCGTCTAATTGTTAACAGAGCTTCGGGTGGCCTTTTCTCATTGGTAGTGACTGGTAGTTTTAAGGGAGGGGGAGTAAAGGAGATAAAATGAGCACTCAAGAAGTTTATTAATTAGAGTTGTGGGAGAAATAGAGTTTTGCTCAGTTCTCTGCACTTCACTGTTGGTTATAGTACACAAATATATACCATTAGGGACTTTCATTGAGTAACAATtaaatggacagcaaaataaaagtcatttctCTATCAGAGAACTTTACCAGATATACTCTTGCAACTCTAGGCCTCTGAGGATTTCCTATAACTGGATTTTAGCTATAAAACCatatattattactgaaatgtatGTTTTCTACCAATTGGAGTTATTTGAGCCTAAAGCATTTTGGAAGCTTTCTACTGAATGAAGGCCAGAGACATATTCAATAAGTAGGGAAATTGAAGTATCTACTCACAAATAGAACATTTCCTATTTTTCAGCCATACTTCTAGTGAAGGGAGCCTCTGCTCTCATGTTACTCCTTCTGAACAGAGTCCACTTCATTTGTTTGCTGCTCTAAAGGAAAAGGCAGGCTTTATTACTTAAATATTTACATCACATATGTTTAAGAACTCCTTCTTATCATCATTCTGTAttatttaaaaacccttttgTAAAATGCCCCTCATCATTTTCGTTTGCATTTTATAACTGCAAATGCTTTGTGGAACTCACCTAGAGGTATGAATTCTGTTTCGCtaggttatttttcttcatcttagtACAGTTGAGGAATCTTCTGTGAGTCAGAAGGCCAAAGTTAACACCCGTTGAAGGTCATAATTCCTATGCCTAAATATATCAGCCAAATAGAAGCCCAGCGAATTGCTAACCAGACAGTATAAGGGAAAACTGTGTAAAAGCAACAAAACTAACTCTTCTTTGTTACAAGTTTCAGAGAAACATGTGTGATCGTGGGAGAAAACAACCGAAGACCTTAGAGAGTTCTACCCCTGCTACTTTGTCTAGGTGAGTTAAAAGGCAGGACACCTGTACAAGCTCACTCTCCTTTTCTGgctatttttccccatttaggTTTTTCTCCACTAGTTTCCCTGTTTACTTGTCTTTGATCATGACTactcattcattttcttaatatacatttattttacacCTCCTGtgcaacaaatattattttagtttctggctGTTCTCTTACATTTTCCATTCAAAAATATTATCTGTAAAAGCAGCCTAGTAACAGCAGAATCTGGTGGTTCAGTGTGCCCATATAAGATGGGACACAGCCCATAGCTGGGTTTGGAGatgcttttcatattttcagaAGATTAGCTTGGATCGAGAATCGGTATACATGAAGAAATTTGATGCTTAAAGCTAATTACAAGAAGGTGTATGTGAGATATGTTTTTTGATTcaagaaaatggataaaattgAATAGAATTGTAAGTCTATTCATTGAACCCAGAGTAGCCTTAATTCAGAGTAATTTTCCCCATGATTCCTGAATCTCAACAATCAAGAAAATTCTGTGTGGTTAATGAACATAAATACTATTAGGACTAAGCAAGCCAAAGTATTaatgaaatttttccttttcttttacaaatgtaATCAATGTCAGTGAAAGCTTTGTGTCTGTTGACCTAGAGAGTATACAACTAAGAGTTCTAAAGCATTTTTAATTATCCACTAAATCATTTCTTCTTAGATTAAACTGTTCCAATTCCTTTATATTTCCTTCAATTACATTATTTTAATCAAATTACTATCTGAACGGTGCATGCATAGTCCACTGTAATACAAAATGACCTGCAGGTATCAATAAGGACTTGACCTTTGAAAGCCAGAAATGACTTGGTCCCTCAAGATAGATTCTTATGTGTATAACCCAGAATCCGTTAACCTGATGCCTCCTGAGAAAGGAGCTAGGATCAAGGGCACCTGTGTATAAGTCACctgttttaatatattatatgGTAAGCTGGTTGATGAAGGCTCATCATTTCCCTGATCAGTTGATTTACGTTAATCTCTGTGGCTAATATGGTAGTCAAAGCAGTCAAAAATGACAATGCTCATTAATTATTCATCTTATACCATCAAAGTATTTCCAATTCTGTCTTCAGTAGCTTTTGTTCAAGATAAAATATATCATGCTAATccataaaaatttagaaaggacTTTGGGGATACTGTAGATTAatgtccccattttaaagatgaaaaaagtaAAGGCCCAGAGAGGCCTAATAATGTTTTCCATTCATTGcaagatatacattttttcccATGTTAACTACTCCCAAAACAGAATGTTTCTTCAAAGTGATAGCATTTTTTGGTCAGAAGGCAATCAGTCATGACTGGCATGTGTGAGCTTCGTTGCTATTGGACAGCATCAACTTGGTGGCATTATTGGGCAACTGCAATATCACATTTCAGGATCATTTGAGTAAAGCGTAAATCCTGATTGTGGCTGAAAAACTTGTGTTAATGCTTTCTAGCAAGACGTACAAAGTATGAGCATTAATACTTTTATAATGACTCTCAATGGCTTCGAAGATAATCCTGGAATAATAGGTATTCTTTTAAGAAAAGTTGCAATACCGATGGCCAGGGTGGCACAAAAGATGATGTTTGGGAAAATATTCGCACAACTATTCCTAGATAAAAAAAGCGATTCAGAAAaattgactatctcttttgtattttcacacatacatatacaacaTTGATATGTGAAAAGCCTATGTCTCAAGTCTAAAGTAGGTCTAATAATAAGCATAAAATAATGATATATCAATGTCATCTTActttaaatgagaaaacaggatttaataGTTGAAGAAGGATTAGAATCCAGTATTTCTGACTCACAAttcaattctcttttcttttaacaattataaattcATCCATTCTAgttcattcttatttctccaaGTGTTTTCCTTTAAGTCCAGTTAGTATCCATTCGCACTCattctgaagttaaaaaaaagttccaattttgatgaagaaatctaatctttatttctatgaTGTTTGCACAATATAGTCACACCATTGCTTTACTCTGTACTTAACAAAATACATTTATAGCACTTTACAAACTTTTTCAGTTTGGAAAACATTGCATACATTTTATTAAACACAtactttatatatgtattatatatattttcataattttatttactttaaaaagataattaactCTTTATTCAATACTTGTTTTTTTCAATAACGCACAGCCTAACAAAGGAAGAAGTGCTCCCATTAGCAAATAAGAGATAAATAGGACACTAAGAAGAAATACCACCTGCTagcctgatttatttttaaattaaggtatcagtggaatgtaaacaaatactttttgtaattttttttacaaaagatgTGTTATCAAATATACATGCAGAGGTCTGAGTtctagtcactattattatagtCCCTTAATAatgtggtacaattttttaaGTCATTAAAAACCGTAGCCTTTGGCACTTTGAGTAGAAAAGAATATATCAATATTTATGTAAAGAAAACAAACTTCAATGACTAGAGAAgtactttaaaatcttttgttaagaaataggaaatattaGGAAATATCATACTGCACCtgaaatgctgcagattttttttttcctccggAATACTAAAACCAGTCcacctttccttctttataaacTGGCAAAAGCCAGTAGGAATGTCATGACATTGGTGGTGGCGAGAAGTGGGGAAGCCAACACTTTACTCCCACTCCCTTCTCTGAGAAGGAAATTGCCAGAAGGGATATGGTTGAGTCTGATTTATTGCCAGAGTTTACAATTCTGTGGGTTTCAGCTAAATCCCTAATGCCATATGAGGGTGGTTTCTCTTTGAAAGTTCTGCCCTTTGCCCGAAGAAGTTGCTGCTGACGTGGTATTACCCATCTTAAAAGAATTCATTCTGGTCTCACTGAAAACTGAACTAAGACTAGATAACCAGCTCGACTGTTTCCTGTTTATCCCTTTGGCAATCACCAAGGGTATATTAGAATTCTTAAGAAATGGAGTAAAAAACGTTTAATACTAAATTCCAAGAACCAAATAtttcttcatacttaaaatatCCAGTAAATTTTTAAGTTGGAAAACACATCAAATGTTTTGCTTTTATCTTCTGATTGATAGTATTGTTTTCCTTTGATTTAGGCTCAAGGCTTCATTTATGAAGGCTAGGTAGCAACGactgttgttttccattttaagcACTGAAAAATCCTATTTAGATTTTTCTGAAGAAATACATTCTTAATTTAGAGTGCGAGatattttttacttataatttgtatgatttcagatTCTTCCTGCCTGTGtataattaacaaaaaatattataGGGAAGAGGATAAAACCCATTACTGTGGCTCAAATTTACCTGTTTCAGCAGGATACCAAGAAAGTTTATTGATCTGGAATCCATGGAATTTGGGGTTACTTGTTAAGGTAGCAGCCTAATCAGATGGTTGGAAACATCTAAGGGTAGATTTGACCAACACTGCTGGAAAGGTAACCCAGAATGTCAAGTTTTGGTTCAGATTTTGTTTATAAATTCAAAGCAGTATATTTTGCCTCAGGAATATtaattgttaattttgtttttgaaatagaGCATATCTATaacatcaaaaattaaaacactaaaaaaagagaaaccataaaatgcaaaatatgatcacacaatttttaaagattctctgaaataatatattttaaattatgcaaaTGTACTCACTAAGAAACTAGATTCTTCATTAGCAGTATTTgtactgaaataaaaagtaagCAGCAGAAAAACTATGCAGAAAAAATACTAGTTAGTCCCTTTCACTGAAAATATCCCTATGCAATTTTCGTTGTTGAAGAAAGCATAATTTTGAAGAAATGCACaaaaccttttcattttttaactgtgACAGAGCCACTATGGAGAAGCTGCAGGGTGTCCTAGTCTAACACAAAGCAGCCAGCGTCTTCTTAATAAAGTAGCATTTCTTTGACAAGGAATTGCACACCACTATTTCACAGCTAAATAGAGTTTAAGAGTTTACATGATATATGTACTATAATAATAAGCACCACCCAAAAATTGAGCTTTAGGTGCAGATTCTgcaaaatgattatataatacTGCATGGCCTCTGCTGTAGGGGAAATCAAATGTTCTTGATTCCCATggataattataaagaaaaatcacCAAAGTTGGCACATTCAGGAAGTAAAATAGTATAGATTGATACTGCCCTCTCTGCAAAATCTTTTGAGTTGAAGATAGATCTTAAGTAACCTCTCCACATTATCACATTATTTAGATTCTTGCATTGTGCTTTTCCCCCTCTTGATGTGAATGATATCTGTGAGCTTGAGTGTAGCGGTCTCAGCAGTCTTAGAGTTCCAGTTGACAGCTGGTAATCTAGTTTGGCCAGTTACTCAATCTGCTGGAACAGAGCACACGTGGTCTTTTGGAGGTCGCCCAAATTATTGCATGGCCATTGCTTAATCCTTATATGCCCGTGTTGGAGAGGTTCCTTTGTAGAAGATATTTCTAGTGTTTTCGGGGCTGTTGCTTCTTTCAGGGATTAAAATAATGTTACCCTTTCTCCGCAAGGTGGAGTCGCGGGAAGAAGAAATGGACAAGGTCTCTGAACCGATTTCACTGCCCTCTACTGGAGTAACGCGGATGGTGGTGATACCGTGGTGATGATGCTCATTATTATCAATGTTGCTTCTCTTGCGATCTCCAGAACCAAAACTGTCTTTCAGGGACTCACAGCTTTCTGAGTCCCTGTTGAGATCGTTGAGCTCATAAGTTTGGCGAAGGCTGCCCTTTTCGGGGGCTTTCCATTTCCAGGAGCCACTTCCTTCACCTTCTGTGGATGGGATCTGGATGATGGGCCTGTTGTTCTCTGGGTGAGCTTCAACCCTCACGATGCCACTGGGCTCGTGGTCTGTCAAGGTTTTGTAGCGGATGGAGCCAGTGCAGGAGACAGTGCTGCCTTCAGTGTTCTTGGGGCTGCTTTGGAGGACACCCTGCTGCTTGGACATGGCTATCACTTGCATGATTCTGGGCTGGCTATTGGTTCTATTGCAGGCCACAGTCTTCTCAGCAGCTTTCAACCACTTGGCCCGAGCAGAGCTGCTTTTGGGGGAGGTGCTTATGTTTTCTTGTGTCTCTTCAGGGATGTGCACCAACTGTGAGGACCCAGGGCGGGACTGAATGGACACTCTTGGCCCTCCAGGCATGCTGTTGTTACACACGGGTACAGTGCCTGGCTGTATCTTAAGATACTGATTGCTAGGACCATGGTGGTCTCCATTCACCCCTACCCTCGATGGCTCTGAACTTGACCTCATTTCTATGGATCTGGGTGGTGACTGTCCAGGCTCAGTCTCTATTACTTGCAGGGACAACTTCcgactttcatttttattcttccacTGAGTGAGAAGCTGCTTTGATCGAGCAGAATCCATAGAAGCATGAATGGTTGCATTTCTTCTTACAGGGTCTTCTACTGATGGGGTGTTGGCCCTGGGCAGGGTATTGCTGAAAGTAACCATGTTCTCCTTCCCCATGGGGCTTCGTGGAGTGATGATTTCTACATCAGCATTTGCCCTTTTGAGGTTGGTCAATGAGGTAGCATCTCTGTGGTTTCGGTTAAGGATGCCTTCTGTATGTGCAATTCCATCACTGCTGCTACCATTTTTAGCAGATAAAACTCGGCTGGGGTCTTGATTGAGGTCTGTCAGAGACCTGAGAGCTTCTCTATGCTGAAACACACTCTCTTCATTTGGCAGAAAGTTCCCCACAGCATACAGACCCTAGTATTCaagataaaacaataaataagcactaaaaacatggctactgagaGTTTCTCTAAGAAAACCCATGAAAGTACATGactgaaatatatattctatACTCCAATATTTAATGATACAAGTGATGGAAAATTAAGATGACAACAAATTATTAAAGGGAACTAGTCTGTAAGTTTCATCATAAATCACTGAATTaatcagaaaagtaaaatatattatttttttattattagttggattttctctgctttttccatCCCACTGTGTATTTCTGCAAATCCTACCCTATGTAGGTTTTGAGTAGAAAAGATAAACAATGAGAGAAATTAGTGCATTCTTCTGCTTTTCAGATgcaattcttttttctcattttaggaACCTCTTATTGAGTGACACATCACAtgtttaaaagatttattttacgTTCCATTTTCAGTCATACCTCGTGATGAAAATGAGAAGAGGtacagaaaaaatagaagaatggATCATCAAAAAACCATGATATCAGGTTTTCAAATGAGATCAGAGACACATATTGAGTAAAGACAGAATTCTGGGTCCTGCATTATATTGAGTGCTCtccaaagaaaaggaagacacTGTCCCTAGATCGCAATACCAACATTCTTTCATGATTTAAACTCAGTCTAAAATTGGAAATAACATTTGACGAATTTAGTACTATTACACTAAATTTGGCCCAAGCATGAGCCAATTTTATTTAATCTTGTCTTCACATTCAGACTATCaacattttgtctgttttagaTTTTGGTGGTAAAAATTTGGGAAAGGCTAAAATTCAGATCCAGAATTTTTACCCATCTCACACATAGAAGATGTAACCCTTCAGGGATTTGCAGTTTATGAGATATTAGTTTATAGATATGATAAAGTAGAagatg contains:
- the PLPPR4 gene encoding phospholipid phosphatase-related protein type 4; the encoded protein is MSAKERPKGKVIKDSVTLLPCFYFVELPILASSVVSLYFLELTDVFKPVHSGFSCYDRSLSMPYIDPTQEAIPFLMLLSLAFAGPAITIMVGEGILYCCLSKRRNGVGLEPNINAGGCNFNSFLRRAVRFVGVHVFGLCSTALITDIIQLSTGYQAPYFLTVCKPNYTSLNVSCKENSYIVEDICSGSDLTVINSGRKSFPSQHATLAAFAAVYVSMYFNSTLTDSSKLLKPLLVFTFIICGIICGLTRITQYKNHPVDVYCGFLIGGGIALYLGLYAVGNFLPNEESVFQHREALRSLTDLNQDPSRVLSAKNGSSSDGIAHTEGILNRNHRDATSLTNLKRANADVEIITPRSPMGKENMVTFSNTLPRANTPSVEDPVRRNATIHASMDSARSKQLLTQWKNKNESRKLSLQVIETEPGQSPPRSIEMRSSSEPSRVGVNGDHHGPSNQYLKIQPGTVPVCNNSMPGGPRVSIQSRPGSSQLVHIPEETQENISTSPKSSSARAKWLKAAEKTVACNRTNSQPRIMQVIAMSKQQGVLQSSPKNTEGSTVSCTGSIRYKTLTDHEPSGIVRVEAHPENNRPIIQIPSTEGEGSGSWKWKAPEKGSLRQTYELNDLNRDSESCESLKDSFGSGDRKRSNIDNNEHHHHGITTIRVTPVEGSEIGSETLSISSSRDSTLRRKGNIILIPERSNSPENTRNIFYKGTSPTRAYKD